The sequence below is a genomic window from Aspergillus nidulans FGSC A4 chromosome V.
CAGTTTGATGGTTTCGGGTGCCTGGTCCACATCTTGCATAAACCTGGGAGATGGGTCAAGGAACATCTACAACTGCCAGGGTTATATCATATCATAAGAATACGAGGTgtagagaaaaaaaaagtcagCCTCAATAGGCGCCCAGCATAGTGGATCCTCCGGGTCCAATTCAGTTGCTGGCCCCCATTTCCTAATTCAGTAAGCGCTAAAGATTGCATCACATGACTACTAAGCCCTAGCCAGCATGGTCAGCCATGCTTGCACTCGAGAAGAACTTATCGAAAATTCGAGATGAATAAGAAGGGCAATTgatagagaaggagaggagctCTCTGACGCCATATTTGTCTTTCTAGGAATATATGAGGTCAGTCAATATGTATGGTACTAGACATATTTCCCTGAAATGCTTTTGGTACTACTCTTGAGTACACTACTCCGGTATAATGTGGAGACCTCCAAGTGGATATACTCAACCAATGCCGTTGTTGGGCAAACTAGCGGTGCATGACCGCCACCAAAGTCCGTTAGTTTGACGCTAGGCGAGCTTTTGGCTTTCGCGTCCGGGTCCGGGCCAATGCCGCAGCCAGAGGGAAGACACCCTGGGTGGAACAAAAAGCTTGAAAGCAAAGGGTCTTGGGAGAAGACACAAACTTATATTCCTTGGCCCTCCCGCCTGTGCCCTAATATCATCTAAAGCAAACTTCTAGCACACTCAGGAACTGGGCTTTCCTCCAGGCGAGTCGGGATACGGATCCACCCACGAAGGCAGATGCAGAGCCTGGATGAACTTTGCCACTAATTTCGAGCAAGGATCCTACTCCATTGCCTCAGCTGCCAAGAATATACTTCGTTTTGTCGGATGGGGATTGTTGGTACAAGAGGCAATGCCACAGTGATAGGCCTGAGAGGACCGGTAGTCCATTTCACTTGGCAAACACTGACATCTCGTCAATCAATTGCAACCCTCACTGAGCCACCGCAACGTTGCAACCGTTTGGAGATTGGTGATGCTCAGGGGCGATTATGGCTGTCTTGGCCGCATGACATCTGGGCTGGCTGATCCACTCCACGGTCTTGGCCTCCAATCACGGCTCCTTCTTTTCATAGATAGGGCGCAATAGAAACGGCTCGGCGAAATCACCATAGCTGGCATCGGATTATCGTGGCCAGACAACAGAGCAGCAGTTTCCAATAGGCAGTTTCGGAAGACATTCGGAGGAAATGCCGTGTCGGACTCGTACACCGctattgctgttgctgaaaTCAGGCGTCCATTCTTATCCGAACCTCGAGCCTTATCCTGCAACTCTGCAACCGCCAGTTCCAGATCTGTTCGTTGCTCGGCGTAGGGACGAAATTGCATCTTTTACCGATCGAAAGCCGCCAGATGCCAGTTCGGTCTCTTGGTGACGGCATTCATCAGTTTAACATGGCTAGTTCTTATAAAATGGGCATCCGGGCCACCTCGGTCATGATTACATGTGACAAACTGATATGTAGGCACACATCATTGACGGGCTATCCTGAGCACGAGAAACTTTAATGGCTCGCCTGTCTTCTCATGAACGGTCTCGATAGCACCCGGCGCAGTTAATGTGCTAAATGGAAGGGAGAAACGGATAAGACTGTAATGAGCACTGGCGGCTGGACTGGGATTGGACAAAGGCAGCCATTTGAGTAGGCACAGGTAAATACCTGCGGGAGAGGACTAGCATTATAGGTTAGTTGAAGAGAGGGATCTACAATCTGGAAAGGTAAACACACCAAGCTGACTGGGCATAATGTGCAGGTGATTGTTGATCTCATAAACTTTGAGCTACCTGTCGTTGATCGTGAATTCTCCGAAATGGTCAATTTGGGTCTGGCTACCGAGTACAACGTTTCAATCAACCTGGACAGGCTTGTGGAGGTTCACGACAAATAAGTTCACTGTATGACACTAAAGGAGTGCAGTTGCCATTCCATGAATGGTCAAAGAAGGACGATTAATCTACAGGTTAGTCACAGGTCTTCCGCTCAAGTGCGATCTCTGATATTCTCTGGTCTTGAGAAGACATCTCCGTATCAAACTGACATATTATGATAGTCATCACCAGCAAAAGCTACTGCCTCGCCCAACCTATCATCGTGCTAGTCGAGTTGATCCACCTGCCTATGCCATGATGTCATGCAGCATAATCCTGCTCCCTCTCCTGAGCTTTCTTCATAGTACACAGAATAATAGCGATCTACTGCTCCTTCCTTAGTCCCATCGGTGCTTAGTAAGCTCTCGCAGAGCCTAGAGAAGACCTGTTTATAGAGACGACAGTAACGGTTCGGCAACTCCCCCAAACCGCCTCTCGAGGATTTAGGTTGCTAAGAACTAGTTATAaccttccatctccttcgaCCAATCGGCCCGTACCCGCTTGGATGACCTGCAGGTGGACTTCTCGGCATTCAGCCCCGATCCCTATAATCCAACGTCACCGTGAACTGAAAGTTTGACCGCGTTACCAAAACCAGTCCGAAAGTGGTCGAGCAAGTCGTGAATGTGTTACCCAAAATCCGATCCTGGAAAATACACAGGGAAGACTTCTATGCTCTGGGtgggttgagaagctgactgTATTCCATTTTGAGCTCAGCGCTAGTTGAAACATACCTCTTGAGTGGGGACCGTAAGCCCGAGAGTTTATAGAGTGCACTTGAAACCGCAGGATCAAGTAGACGATTAGATTGCAAAGAGAGGTAAAACTTCCAAGTGCATGGTACTTCTCCTACTCAGAATACATCTCTAAATATTGTCTGAGTTGAAACGTAACTCCGCAGAACACAGTCAAAGCTTGGGGACGAGCCTAGATAACCGGCTCCAGACCTGGAAATTCAAAACTCATTCAATGGGAAGCAACTAGTAGTTTGTTATCACACATAGGTTTCAGTAACTAATTGTATCGGTAATTTTCTATGTTTTGGGGGCAATTTCATTGGGAGCAATTTTAAAGAGCCCGTTGACTATTTTGACCAAGCTTGAATGGATATACCGCCACGGCCGAAAGACTGATTACTGCGATGCTCTGATGCTTCATTGAGCGTTTGGAACTTGCTGAGGTGCTGCATTTTTGATAAGATGCCTTTCTGAACTGGGTATGGTTGGGTTAATCCTCTCAAGTGGTAAAAACCATTGGAGCAAATAACTGAGCCATTGTAGGTGAAAATTTCTAACTGCGCCCGATTTCACAACAAGGTAAGCCGCTGGGCAACATTGCGCTGGTAGAAATGCCCGCCAGAAGTACTATCCGTGCCATTATTGCTCTTGAgactgcagctccagctacAGGTATTGAGTAGCGTCTTCCCTAACATCACCACCGCTACCAGAATTAGTTTTTCAATCAATTTGACGACAGTATTAACTTACTCTAGTGAGACTAGGTTTTGTAAACTAAGCGAGCTTTAGAAGTCCACATCAGACAAAATCGCTATACACCATGACCCAAAGCATAATAACCTTTGGGCGAATAACCGGACAAAATGCACCCTCCTAATCCCGGCAGGAAGCGGCAAGAACAATCATACTATCTGAGAGTTTCAACAGCTCGTCACAGTCGGTATCCGGGTGCTTCTCCCACACAGCTTGGGAGGCCATCGATATGGCGACCGGTAAGATGTGCTTATGTGTGATCTTGAGGCGGATCACTGCACTTACGTATTCGCCGAGGGCGGGCAGATAGACATGGACTGTAGGGTGTAGGCATTCTATCGTAAACACGTAACTGACAATAAATGCGTCATCTGAAGATCCAAACCCTAACCGAGCGCCGAGTGGTCATCTGTGACGGGGAATGCCAATGAATAGCGTCCCCTTGTACGCCTCATGCCACCTACAATTATTACAGCCATTACGATGCCAGGCTCATCTTTCATTTGAAGAACATTGATTCCTTCATCGTGTTCGAGCTGCTCAAAAACAGAGTGGACTGTACACAAGGAGTGTTTCAAGAACGAAGGGAAAAGATAGCGCACTAGTCAAGGAACCCACCTGTTGGCACCAGCGCGCCATTAGCGGCATTCATAAGAGCATTTGGCAATACGGGTCCAGGCAGATAATATGTCGATAGATatgctgcggctgggagACTTCTGGGGTCTTTATTTCAGGTTTAATGATATAGCGGCCAGATACTGGTGATAAGATACGGATTCAGTACCACAGAAGAGAATTTCGGCCTAGGGGGGACTGGTTCGTACAATGACGAGCTAAAGTGCCCAGGGGTGTTCGACTTACAATGGGGAAAGGCGGACGCGGCGCCGGATGAAATACGAGAGACTGGAGTTCCGTGGATGAAGTGGGCTTAatagatgaagatgacgagaatATTCAAAGGGTTTAaggggaggatgaggaggatgaggagaaagaTAACGATAGATTGTCGGGAGAACGGTGTGTCCCTACCGGCACATGACAGCAATCGAAGCCAGTGCCATTCTAACTACGGAAACTGATACTGGAATACGCTCTAAGTTCAAGTTCAAACGAGAAGGACGAGGCCGCCACTCTCCATGAGTCTACGCCCTTCACCCGGAACTCAAAGTGGCCAGGTCTCTAACCTTGTCCTTCGATGATCCTTTAAGAATTTTTCCCAGAAGTGATGTGAagagcctgaagaacccTATTACCTTGCTGGGTGAAAAGCGACTATCTGCTTAAAGTAAAATTTTCTGGACCACCAGAATCCTGACTCAGGAGGTAGTCTGTACTTTAAGCTCAGGTCTGTAAATGGAGAATTAGACCCAACGCAAAAATGCTGCTCGAAGTATCTTCAAGCCTGGTATTATGCAGGGGAAAGGCAAGAGAAGCACAACGTTAGGATAGAATGCAGCATACCGTTACAGACTCTGTCTTACCTCCTAGAAGCTTTGCACGTCCCAGACATCTTCTGCCAGCAACTGTAGctcctcttcaccaaccTCCGCATCAAGTTCTTTCGAGGTACTTGGCAGTCTTAAGAAAAGCTTTTGGAAGCCAATCCGGAGTGGAGACTCTGAGAGGGTGATGTTATTGCCTGTTCTAGAAATGATGATGCGTTGCTCGAGGTGCTTGCAGCCATTACTGTTTGATTCCTATTTCTCAATGGTGATTTTCGGCACGTTATGGCCAATATGGATGGTGAAGACAATCTTTACATCACCTTCTGAGGCTCGCAGCCAATAGCGCACATCCGTCTGTAGCTTCGCCCTGGCTTCAGAAACGCAACTTCCAAAACGGCAATAGGCCAGTCTTGTGACCAGCCACGGGAAAGTGTTCGGTTTCTAAGCCTTATCAGGCTCCTTGCTGCCGATGGTTGCAGTATGGGTAGCACTCCCGAAAAGACGTAGGGCGTGGCCCATTCCAACACGGGGTCTCGAGTAGAAGAAAGTTGAATGTTTCGGTTGCAGACTCATGGGCAGTATACTTCACCATTACTTTCCGAATTAGGCCTGCCTTCAGGTTAAATAACGCTCTTGGAGAGTTTTGAGGAAGCCGGGCTACCAAGGTATAAGCCTCTCAACGatctcagcttctgcatctTCTGCTTAAGAACCTGGAAGCTACATATTGCCGCCGGTGAGAGCAGGGTGAGAATAGGGTATACAGCAGCTCAATGTGCGTACATCGATCCGTTCTTGGGACCCAGGATTGACCAAGAGGATATCATTTGCGAGGCTCAACGGTCTATGTATCCAATCATTCCACCAAGTTCCATGATCCAATCCACAATAGACGGCTATGTGGTTGGCCACTTGTCCGTCCCCTGTACGGCCTCCGCGCCTAAACGGGCGACTCCGATTCCAGGCTTCTCCACACTCTCTCTACTGTCAGCTCGGGGCTGAACCGAGCCTCTGTATGGCAGGCCTAGATCAACCTAGGCCCAGTCTAGGGCAGACTCTGATGGCTTTTCCCACCACGAATCAGAGAGTCTTGGCTGTTTCAGCCTAACGCAGACGGGTGGCGTTGCTCAAGCAGTGCTTAGACTCAGTAGATCACAAACTACTGAGGTTTCTGCCTCACCTGTCTTTTGAAGTGACTGAAAGCGTATCTTGGACAAGAAGACTTTGACAGCTGGTTCATAGGTCAATAACTATTCCTGTCGAAAATTGTAGCGGCCTGAGCTTGCTCAGGCCCTGGAAGATTGCCACCATCTTAATTTGTTGTTATTCGCTTGCTTCGCCCTTCATTTATAGGCTTAGGGGTTGTTCCGGATACAAGGAGACAGAGCTAGCCAAGGCAGACAGAGGGACAGGCGGTGATGTATGACGCACTGCCATGGAGTATTTTCCTTGGCTCAGAGCAAGCGCTCTGGAACGAAGACACTGCGAGCTGAAAACCAGGAACAAGGTCTAGCATTAATGTGATAAGAAAAGCGGAACTTGACCGCGTGATATGTGTTTACTGTTGCGCAGATTTCTCAAGCTactctccagatcttcatccACAGGAACTTATCATTAGTCTACCGCCATGCACCACTCTCTGTGGCGGTTGTCCCCGAACAGCCAGTCGGCACAGTGTAGCTCCTGTTCGGGCCACTCTCCCAGACAATACTTCCATCCGACTCCTTCTTGATATACTTGTATTCGAATGTGGCCCCGACTGGGAGGTCGACTGTCACGGTCCATAGTGGGCTGGACGAACTATATTTGCTGGCAGATAGAGCAACGGCAGAGCTAGTCGACCAGGAACCTAGCTGGCTGATGGATCCGGCAAGGTACACGTTCTCACCATAGGTAGTTGTAACAAGCGCGTTGAACGTCACCGGTATAGAGATTGCGGACGCGCAGCTGGTGGAAGAAGGTGTAGTCGTTGAGGTAGCAGTGGATGTGGTCGAAGTAGGGCTAGGTGATGAACCACTACCACCCACAATAGCAATATCAGCGCAGTGCAGATACACCTGGGCTGTCTGGAACGAATTCCATCTGAATCGGAGGAGGGTATGGCTGGATGAGTAATCGGggatcttgatcttcttggtcACGGTGTATCCACCGGCGATCGTGGTCATGCAGGAGTTCAACGCTGCCCCGTCGACCCCTTGGCATGCGCGATTGTTGTCTGCCTGGAAAGCATTGCAGGTGAACCAGTCGTTTTGATAACATGGCTCACCTGCACTGCAATCGGGGTTGTAATTGCAGGTCTGTCCGGGGACATGAAGGCAACTGAGTTCACCTTCTAAGAAgcagtcttctgcagcttgctTCTCTTCGTTTGTTGGCAGATAGCCAGGGGTCAAGAACAGGTCCACCAAGGTTTGGTTCTGGCAGATACCATATGTAAACATTCCACCATGATCCCCATTGTGGTCTACACACCACTGTACTTCAACGACATCACCAGCAGTATAGGAGACCACCGGCTCGTTTCCCCAGTAATCTCCAGGCTGATTGTAATCCACACTCACCCGAGCGTTGTAACCGCAGGGACCACTTCTACCAACCTGGGCCGCAGTCAGATCTGGCCATGCAGATACCGGCTCGAGGATCGAGCATTCCGGGCACGTATCTATTCCAGCCTATACTCACGCACGCATTAGAACCTGGTGCATACTGAAACAGACTGAGATTTGCTTACCTCGAAGCCCAGACGGGTACGGCTTGCGGGGACAGTCAAATACCCATGACCAGACACAGCAGTGACGAGATTTCCTGCCACAAGGGCGAGGAGAGACTTCATGGTGAGCTGTTTTCAGATTGAAGCGGCCAAATCTGAGTCTTGTGGTTTGTTACTTACTTTTTAGAACATCTCATGCTGTATTTATACCCATCCCTACGGGGTCTTGAGCATTGGGGATGAAAGCGCATAGGGTATCTCTCCGCAAAGATTTTCTGATTCTCTCAGATTAATCTGTCTAGACCATTCTGAAAAGTCTAGTTGCTCCGCATTAAGAAGAAATTCTGCACGGAGATAGCCACTCGGGGTATGGCACGCACACTCAGACGATGTCGGACCGAGATACTTATGACCTAGCAACAGCGCGCGGGGATTTGTCGGACACACTATAATCTAGGGCAGAAGAAAGCGAGACCTGGCGAACCACGCAATTCGGTATTAGCGAGTGGTTAGCTGTTGCGGAACTGAGATGTGAAATAGCGGCGTGCCACGCCCTTGGCTAATATATTATCTCCTGCGCCATTTGCAGCCACGTAGGCTCTGGCTTGGTCTCCCCATTGGCATGAAACCTAATATCAAAGTTCAAACAAAAGTCTGCATGTGATGCATGCAGCTCAATAGACTGCCCTACGCAAGCAATAATCAGCCACCGGGTCTTTTGACTGTGTTGTGTTGTGTCAACCTAGTTGGACGCCATTTCTCTAACGTCGCAGTCAGTACAGCCGACATACCAGCTCCAGTCATGGCCGGGGTTAATCTTCACTAGCCAGGCAGACAGCGTATTCCAACTCTAAGGGCCTAACAATTTCAAAGCTCAAAACCCTTCAGGTATCTGCACCGGTGCTGTCTCGATAATATCAGTAAAATTGCTGATTTTACTGGACCAGCAGACACCCCTCGCATCTTTCGATTCTCACACTGGGGATATAATCAAGTTCTACGTTTTGGCACGCCTAATTGAATTCGCCATCAAGTAGCAGATACATGAATAATACCCGAAAGGGTTGCGATATGTGTATTGACTTGTCCATCTGCCACCTCATTCCAAGTCCCAGATTGAAGTCCATTAGTCCCCATTTCTCTCCGTCCCTTCACCAGTCCCTGAGTATATCTGATCAATATAGTTCATCTTTGGCCATCGATATCAAAAAGCTCCTCCTGCCGTACACTTTCTGATATCCCACTCTAGAACGACTTCCTTTCTTCAAAGTCTTTTAAAATCAGCTTCATTAAGCAAGCTAGCGACTGAATTAAAGGACACCTCGTTCTACCACCACTCTCCTGGCCCCAGAAAAGGTATTTCTGCTAATGCTGACCCGCCATGGCTGTTTCTCTTAGGATCATTATCTCAGTCGGTATAATATGTTTTTCTACGTTCTGCTCGATAATATATCTATGTCAAAGATATTATTTTCGCGTTCATGCAACCCCGAGTGTGTACATTGGTCAAAACAAATCCATTCCTTCCTTAGGGTAGCTCCTCCTTGGTAACAGTCTATTTGGTCGTACGATCCTAATTTCCAGGCTTCCATCAAGGTATTCAGGTTATTCATGATTTGAAACTCTTAATTTAAACTGTTTTCTCTTAATTGTTCCGTGATTGCGTGCTGACTACCAAAAAACATAGTACTGTTCATTTTGGAGCCACACGCAATTAGTTACCAACAAGTTTATAGAgacaagggaagaaaaagaaaagaaatgaagaaAGAGtgaaagaaaatgaaaaaggCGCAAGGTGCAAAAATTAGGAAGAAGCTAAGCACTTCACGAATGACTGGCCAGGAAACAATGGACTTTAAATTGAAGGGAGGGGCATGGCTAATTTATTGAGGTCCCAATAACCAGTAATCACCAAGATTAAACGAATCGTAGGTTGAGTTTCGAGGGCATAATCACCGATCTTTTGCTCCTTCGACAGGTTCCCCCGGCTTCGTTTCGTTGCTGAGAGGGCCAGATACGCCAGTGGTTGCGGCCACGGTAAGACTGAAGAACTCCAGCTATCGTATTAATAAAGTATTTTTCCAAGCCGAGGAACGTGACGATAAGGTGAGGAATGTAGGCAATCAGGTGAAACAGTCGTGTCATAGGCTTGGTATTGTCCGAATAATGCTGCGCAGTCACATTCGTGAATCCAGCACCTTCAAGCATCCGCTGGAATACCCCTGGGTGCGAGAAAATGTTTGTCGGCATCGTAGCGAATCCGTTGATCTTGCGCATAGACTGTCCCATCACATCTTGGACGTTTCGTCCAGCTCATGGTCATACTCAAACAATGATAGACGACCTCCTGGTTTTAGGGTACGGGAAGTCCCTGCTAGGACAGCCTCAGGCTCCGTTGCTACGAAATTTTCCATAGTGTAGATGCCGGCCTCGGAATTTCTAGATGGTGATAATCCATTCTCTGCACAGAGATTCGACCTTGGAAAGACCTGATCGAGAGGTATTTCGCCTTGCTTTGAGTAGGTGATGCTCGACAATGCCAATACCCTCAACTCTAAGGCCATGCTTGCTCGCTAATTGAAAAGCAACGTGGCCAATGCCACATCCAGCATCAATAACATAAGAGCCAGGTCTAAGGTCTAACGATGCTGCTAACTTATCTTCCATATTTCGCAAAGCCTT
It includes:
- a CDS encoding uncharacterized protein (transcript_id=CADANIAT00003626), with protein sequence MNAANGALVPTVHSVFEQLEHDEGINVLQMKDEPGIVMAVIINAYTLQSMSICPPSANTLQNLVSLDGGDVREDATQYL
- a CDS encoding uncharacterized protein (transcript_id=CADANIAT00003627), producing MKSLLALVAGNLVTAVSGHGYLTVPASRTRLGFEAGIDTCPECSILEPVSAWPDLTAAQVGRSGPCGYNARVSVDYNQPGDYWGNEPVVSYTAGDVVEVQWCVDHNGDHGGMFTYGICQNQTLVDLFLTPGYLPTNEEKQAAEDCFLEGELSCLHVPGQTCNYNPDCSAGEPCYQNDWFTCNAFQADNNRACQGVDGAALNSCMTTIAGGYTVTKKIKIPDYSSSHTLLRFRWNSFQTAQVYLHCADIAIVGGSGSSPSPTSTTSTATSTTTPSSTSCASAISIPVTFNALVTTTYGENVYLAGSISQLGSWSTSSAVALSASKYSSSSPLWTVTVDLPVGATFEYKYIKKESDGSIVWESGPNRSYTVPTGCSGTTATESGAWR
- a CDS encoding uncharacterized protein (transcript_id=CADANIAT00003628) — its product is MALELRVLALSSITYSKQGEIPLDQVFPRSNLCAENGLSPSRNSEAGIYTMENFVATEPEAVLAGTSRTLKPGDVMGQSMRKINGFATMPTNIFSHPGVFQRMLEGAGFTNVTAQHYSDNTKPMTRLFHLIAYIPHLIVTFLGLEKYFINTIAGVLQSYRGRNHWRIWPSQQRNEAGGTCRRSKRSVIMPSKLNLRFV